The genomic stretch GGCGGATGGGGCCACGTATCAGTTAGGGGAACAACAGTATTTTTTACAAGAGAGAACAGGAAATCAAATTAAGGTTGATAGTACGGTTTTAAGCTATTTACCAGTGAATAATAAATCTGGCCTGTCTCAAGATATTGTATATAATAAATTGAGCGTTCCCAAGGGGGGAGAATACCGGATCGAATTGGAAGATGGAACCAAGGTATGGATTAATTCTGCCTCTCGTTTACGTTATCCGGTAGTTTTTTCGGGTAACATCCGGGAGGTGTATTTGGAGGGAGAGGCTTATTTTGAGGTGCAGCGAGAGGGGGATCGGCCTTTTATTGTTCATTCCGGGGAGCAGAAAGTGACGGTGTTGGGAACAAGTTTTGGCATTAGTTGCTATGCTAGCGAGGCAAATGATTATACAACGCTGGTTTCCGGGAAAGTGAAAGTCGATTTTGAGCGAGGAAAGCAAAGTTTTGTGTTGGAACCGGGAATGCAAGTGGCGTACAATAAAGAGAGCGGGGTTGCCATGGAGAGAAAAGTGGACGTGGCAGAGTTTGTTGCTTGGAAGGATGGTAAATATATTTTTAAGCAGAAGCGCTTGGAGGATATTCTGTCCACTTTGTCCAGATGGTA from Butyricimonas virosa encodes the following:
- a CDS encoding FecR family protein; protein product: MKDKTISASLIYRKIEGKLSAVEEERFEAWLKEGWEHREYYERMRRMYQQENVQEVETGEIQEAWVVFEKRVQGQRRIERRQRWVWVMSAVASVAIVICCCWFVYYRANTEQKLNVAVQKIVPGQYNAVLEMADGATYQLGEQQYFLQERTGNQIKVDSTVLSYLPVNNKSGLSQDIVYNKLSVPKGGEYRIELEDGTKVWINSASRLRYPVVFSGNIREVYLEGEAYFEVQREGDRPFIVHSGEQKVTVLGTSFGISCYASEANDYTTLVSGKVKVDFERGKQSFVLEPGMQVAYNKESGVAMERKVDVAEFVAWKDGKYIFKQKRLEDILSTLSRWYDFEVFYRNEDVKDVLFSGELRRFDDFSYLLRLIERTSDVKFVIDKKVVQVMR